From Panicum hallii strain FIL2 chromosome 2, PHallii_v3.1, whole genome shotgun sequence, a single genomic window includes:
- the LOC112881941 gene encoding peptidyl-prolyl cis-trans isomerase FKBP43-like — translation MAFWGVEVKPGKPYTHTYQADHGRLRVCQATLSNCDVSGRTVLQCNVGNKIPIKLCSLNPSLAEMCHLEIELEEVDDVVFSVIGQSSIHLSGYYVRASSRSNAGDDESESYGEDIGQSDTDEEHDANEDSYESDFIDDRDVIDVSDDECSSPHRRKQASGKQTRKAERRRRLKKHQVDSTDDDDSPVMKPAVKHNARAIFDSGSDEDNVPISVALSKKDSAKVAVKHDAPSIFDSCSDEEDNDVTLSKKDSTKVSEETNLQNGQTNDGTKKNSDDRKRKSSAISEDPASSMDIEDANAPSVSKQGSDIKKKSKKKMKKQSGGKDEKQSNIRTLDDGLMVEDLSTGNIDAKVASDGCKVYIKYVGMLKEGKIVESNLSEKPYKFKLGAGKVIRGWDVGIRGMRVGEKRRLTVPPSMCSGGKSVVEVPKNSSVIYEIELVKVK, via the exons ATGGCGTTCTGGG GGGTGGAGGTGAAGCCCGGGAAGCCCTACACCCACACCTACCAGGCTGACCACGGCCGCCTCCGTGTCTGCCAG GCTACACTTAGCAATTGTGATGTTTCTGGAAGGACGGTCCTGCAATGCAATGTTGGCAACAAGATCCCCATCAAACTTTGTAGTTTAAATCCAAGCTTGGCGGAGATGTGCCATCTAGAGATTGAGTTAGAGGAGGTTGATGATGTTGTCTTCTCAGTAATTGGTCAGAGCTCCATTCATCTCTCCGGATATTATGTCCGTGCAAGCAGCAGGTCTAATGCGGGAGATGATGAATC AGAATCTTATGGGGAAGATATTGGACAGTCTGACACTGATGAGGAGCATGATGCCAATGAGGACAGCTATGAATCTGACTTTATTGATGATCGTGATGTTATAGATGTTAGTGATGATGAATGCTCCTCTCCACACCGCCGCAAACAAG CTTCTGGAAAACAGACTCGTAAGGCTGAAAGACggcggcgtttgaagaagcatcAAGTAGATAGCACTGATGATGATGATTCTCCAGTGATGAAGCCTGCTGTCAAGCACAATGCTCGTGCAATATTTGATAGTGGCAGTGATGAAGATAATGTGCCTATATCTGTTGCATTGAGCAAGAAAGACAGTGCTAAGGTTGCTGTCAAGCACGATGCTCCTTCAATATTTGATAGCTGCAGTGATGAAGAAGATAATGATGTTACATTGAGTAAGAAAGACAGTACTAAGGTTTCTGAGGAAACCAACCTCCAAAATGGACAGACAAATGATGGAACCAAAAAAAATAGTGATGACAGGAAAAGAAAAAGTTCTGCCATCAGTGAGGATCCTGCATCGTCAAT GGATATAGAAGATGCTAATGCACCATCTGTTTCAAAGCAAGGTTCTGATATAAAAaagaaatcaaagaaaaagATGAAAAAACAATCAGGTGGAAAAGATGAGAAACAGTCCAATATAAGAACATTGGACGATGGGTTGATGGTAGAAGATCTGTCTACAGGAAACATAGATGCAAAAGTGGCTTCTGATGGCTGCAAG GTTTATATCAAATATGTTGGCATGTTGAAGGAGGGGAAAATTGTTGAGTCTAATCTTAGTGAAAAGCCTTACAAGTTCAAGCTTG GTGCTGGAAAAGTTATCCGTGGATGGGATGTTGGTATTCGTG GTATGCGTGTTGGGGAGAAAAGGAGGCTGACAGTCCCACCTTCTATGTG CTCTGGTGGTAAATCAGTTGTAGAAGTACCTAAAAATTCTTCAGTCATCTACGAAATTGAGTTGGTGAAAGTGAAATAA